In a genomic window of Penaeus vannamei isolate JL-2024 chromosome 38, ASM4276789v1, whole genome shotgun sequence:
- the LOC138859754 gene encoding uncharacterized protein: MATTSTSSQKNAKRSITFLSHLFIPPFLFAQHTNIPTNTPQHNNIKTHTTPTYRNTPTYPTNAPTYHNKPTYPTNITHNTPTYPTNTTTSRPTPQQHTPPPQHNIKTTSAAYPTNTTSRPTPQQHTPPPQHNNIPQHTNIPHQHNNIKTHTTTTYPTAHNTTTYHHTPTLPHQHNNIKTHTTTTCPTATTHQIHKRRIPHQHNIKTHTTTTYPTATTQQHTTTHQHTPPTQQHQDPHHNNIPHRHNTSSPQAPHTPPTQHQDPHHNNIPHRHNTTTYHHTPTYPTNTTTSRPTPQQHTPPPQHNNIPQHTNIPHQHNNIKTHTTTTYPTATTQQHTTTHQHTPPTQQHQDPHHNTIPPPPQHINFQKPRIPPRETPGRTQPHKRSL, translated from the exons ATGGCAACGACTTCCACATCATCTCAGAAGAATGCCAAGCGCAGCATCACATTCCTTTCGCATCTCTTCATTCCTCCATTCCTGT TTGCT CAACACACCAACATACCCACcaacacaccacaacacaacaaCATTAAGACCCACACCACACCAACATACCGCAACACACCAACATACCCCACCAACGCACCAACATACCACAACAAACCAACATACCCCACCAACATCACCCACAACACACCAACATACCCCACCAACACAACAACATCAAGACCCACACCACAACAACATaccccaccaccacaacacaaCATCAAGACCACAAGCGCCGCATACCCCACCAACACAACATCAAGACCCACACCACAACAACATACCCCACCGCCACAACACAACAACATACCACAACACACCAACATACCCCACCAACACAACAACATCAAGACCCACACCACAACAACATACCCCACCGCCCACAACACAACAACATACCACCACACACCAACATTACCCCACCAACACAACAACATCAAGACCCACACCACAACAACATGCCCCACCGCCACAACACATCAAATCCACAAGCGCCGCATACCCCACCAACACAACATCAAGACCCACACCACAACAACATACCCCACCGCCACAACACAACAACATACCACAACACACCAACATACCCCACCAACACAACAACATCAAGACCCACACCACAACAACATACCCCACCGCCACAACACATCAAGTCCACAAGCACCGCATACCCCACCAACACAACATCAAGACCCACACCACAACAACATACCCCACCGCCACAACACAACAACATACCACCACACACCAACATACCCCACCAACACAACAACATCAAGACCCACACCACAACAACATACCCCACCGCCACAACACAACAACATACCACAACACACCAACATACCCCACCAACACAACAACATCAAGACCCACACCACAACAACATACCCCACCGCCACAACACAACAACATACCACAACACACCAACATACCCCACCAACACAACAACATCAAGACCCACACCACAACACCATACCCCCACCGCCACAACACATAAATTTCCAAAAGCCCCGCATACCACCACGGGAAACCCCGGGGAGGACGCAACCCCATAAAAGGTCTTTATGA